A stretch of the Cyanobacterium stanieri LEGE 03274 genome encodes the following:
- a CDS encoding type IV pilin-like G/H family protein — protein MKPEVTLKYLNYVANKKKKGEEGFTLIELLVVVIIIGVLAAVALPNLLNQVGKARETELKNAAGTVNRSQQAFHFERRRFGSDLGELGLSTAFANSDYLDWDQASSGVTFAGGGAGASAASAQTENAEFKTDGTRAYSSAIGFDATNATYNQVLCQSNEIAANTGAPDISSVSAVECPNDSEVIN, from the coding sequence ATGAAACCAGAAGTAACCTTAAAATATTTAAACTACGTCGCCAACAAAAAGAAAAAAGGTGAAGAAGGCTTCACCCTCATCGAACTCTTAGTAGTAGTAATCATCATCGGTGTACTAGCCGCCGTCGCTCTCCCCAACCTCCTCAACCAAGTAGGTAAAGCTAGAGAAACAGAACTCAAAAACGCAGCAGGTACAGTCAATCGCTCTCAACAAGCTTTCCACTTTGAACGTCGTCGTTTCGGTAGTGATTTAGGTGAACTAGGACTGTCCACCGCTTTTGCCAACAGTGATTATTTAGATTGGGATCAGGCAAGTAGTGGTGTAACATTTGCTGGTGGTGGTGCAGGGGCTAGTGCCGCTTCCGCTCAAACTGAAAATGCAGAATTTAAAACTGATGGAACTAGAGCCTACTCCAGCGCCATTGGATTCGATGCAACTAATGCAACTTATAACCAAGTTTTGTGTCAGAGTAATGAGATTGCCGCAAATACTGGAGCCCCAGACATAAGCAGTGTAAGCGCAGTAGAATGTCCTAATGATAGTGAAGTAATTAATTAA